From one Streptococcus oralis genomic stretch:
- a CDS encoding amino acid ABC transporter substrate-binding protein, whose product MKRKKIALVLALFFSFFLTACTQKASDPSQDNWAKYQKQGSITIGFDNTFVPMGFEEKNGQYAGFDIDLAQAVSEKLGIQIKFQPIDWDMKETELQNGTIDAIWNGYTATNERKEKVAFTIPYMENQQVLVSKKSQKIHSVQDMTDKVLGAQAGSSGYLNFEGQPELLKNRVKDQKANQYQSFNEALIDLKNDRIDALLIDRVYANYYLQSEGILNDYNVFSAGFESEAFAVGVRPADKTLLDALNQAFISLYQEGKFQEISQKWFGEDVATSQVKNQE is encoded by the coding sequence ATGAAGAGAAAGAAAATTGCCCTTGTACTTGCTCTGTTCTTTAGCTTCTTCCTGACAGCTTGTACTCAGAAGGCAAGTGATCCAAGTCAGGATAATTGGGCCAAATATCAAAAACAGGGTAGCATTACCATTGGCTTTGACAATACCTTTGTTCCCATGGGATTTGAGGAAAAGAATGGCCAGTATGCAGGTTTTGATATTGACCTAGCCCAAGCTGTCTCTGAAAAACTAGGAATTCAGATTAAATTTCAACCCATCGACTGGGATATGAAAGAAACCGAACTACAAAATGGTACCATTGATGCCATCTGGAATGGCTATACAGCAACAAATGAACGGAAAGAGAAGGTTGCTTTTACCATTCCTTACATGGAAAATCAACAAGTTTTGGTCTCTAAAAAGTCTCAAAAAATCCACTCAGTTCAGGATATGACTGACAAAGTTTTAGGGGCCCAGGCTGGATCTTCTGGTTATTTGAATTTTGAAGGACAACCAGAACTACTCAAGAATCGAGTGAAAGACCAGAAGGCTAATCAATACCAAAGTTTCAATGAAGCCTTAATTGATTTGAAAAATGATCGGATTGATGCCTTGTTGATTGACCGGGTATATGCCAATTATTATCTCCAGTCTGAAGGAATATTAAATGACTACAATGTCTTTTCAGCTGGATTTGAAAGTGAAGCTTTTGCAGTGGGTGTTAGACCTGCTGATAAAACTTTGCTAGATGCATTGAACCAAGCCTTTATCTCGCTATACCAAGAAGGAAAATTCCAGGAAATCAGCCAGAAATGGTTTGGGGAAGATGTAGCCACCAGTCAAGTTAAAAATCAAGAATAA
- a CDS encoding amino acid ABC transporter ATP-binding protein, producing MLELRNINKAFGGKQILTNFSLSIPEKQILAIVGPSGGGKTTLLRMLAGLETIDSGEIYYNGESLAIDELEKRNLLGFVFQDFQLFPHLSVLDNLTLSPIKTMSMEKEVAEKKARGLLEQLGLAGHADAFPFSLSGGQKQRVALARAMMINPEIIGYDEPTSALDPELRLEVEKLILQNKERGMTQIVVTHDLQFAENIADQILKVDPK from the coding sequence ATGTTAGAATTACGAAACATCAACAAGGCCTTTGGTGGCAAACAAATCTTAACCAACTTCAGCCTATCAATTCCTGAAAAGCAAATCCTTGCAATCGTAGGTCCATCTGGAGGAGGAAAGACTACCTTGTTACGTATGCTAGCTGGACTGGAAACCATCGATTCTGGAGAAATCTACTATAACGGCGAATCGCTAGCTATAGACGAACTAGAAAAGCGCAATCTTCTGGGATTTGTTTTCCAAGATTTTCAACTCTTTCCGCATTTGTCAGTTCTAGATAACTTAACTCTGTCGCCTATAAAAACCATGAGCATGGAGAAGGAAGTTGCTGAGAAGAAGGCGCGTGGTTTGTTAGAACAACTTGGGTTAGCAGGGCATGCAGATGCCTTTCCATTCTCACTTTCAGGTGGGCAAAAACAACGGGTGGCCTTAGCGCGTGCTATGATGATAAACCCAGAAATTATTGGATATGATGAGCCTACATCAGCCTTAGACCCAGAATTGCGATTAGAAGTGGAAAAACTTATCCTTCAAAATAAAGAGCGTGGGATGACTCAGATTGTTGTGACCCACGATCTTCAGTTTGCGGAAAACATTGCTGATCAGATCCTTAAGGTCGATCCAAAGTAG